The following coding sequences are from one Scomber japonicus isolate fScoJap1 chromosome 3, fScoJap1.pri, whole genome shotgun sequence window:
- the LOC128355556 gene encoding translocon-associated protein subunit alpha-like — protein sequence MFNFGSKLVLLFLLAFPCGLLSIGHVSAEPDSAEETDPDVAVDEEEDEEEVLVEEDQIQNTEGDDDDSEAADKLMTSHPDADTTIIFMTGEEFPANEIVRFLVGFTNKGSLDFTVQSLEASFRYPQDFQFYIQNFTALPLSTIVQPQAQASFEYSFIPAQPMAGRPFGLVILLNYLDTEGNVFQTAVYNQTVTIIEKDEGLDGETMFMYVFLVGLVALMLFGIYQVLDSRTKKRLSAKIEKGTIGINDVDISWIPQETLNVMNKASPKTSPRKRTKRTAGVDQ from the exons ATGTTCAATTTCGGATCAAAATTGGTGCTGCTGTTCCTCCTGGCCTTCCCCTGCGGATTACTATCCATCG GCCATGTCTCTGCAGAACCAGACTCTGCTGAGGAGACTGATCCAGATGTTGCAGtagatgaggaggaagatgaagaagaggtgCTTGTTGAGGAGGACCAGATACAAAACACG GAAGGAGACGACGACGACTCTGAAGCTGCTGATAAACTGATGACTTCTCACCCTGATGCCGACACAACCATCATCTTCATGACAGGAGAAG AGTTCCCTGCCAATGAAATTGTGAGGTTCCTGGTGGGTTTCACCAACAAGGGGAGTCTGGATTTCACCGTTCAGTCGTTGGAGGCGTCCTTCCGTTACCCCCAGGACTTCCAGTTCTACATCCAGAAT ttCACAGCTTTGCCCCTGAGCACCATTGTTCAGCCTCAGGCTCAGGCCTCCTTCGAATACTCTTTCATCCCAGCGCAGCCCATGGCTGGCCGTCCATTCGGTCTTGTTATCCTCCTCAACTATCTTGACACTGAG GGCAACGTGTTCCAGACTGCCGTTTACAACCAGACTGTCACCATCATTGAGAAAGATGAAGGACTGGACGGAGAAAC GATGTTCATGTACGTCTTCCTGGTTGGACTGGTGGCCCTGATGCTGTTTGGAATATACCAGGTCCTGGACTCAAGGACG AAAAAGAGACTGTCAGCGAAAATAGAGAAAGGCACCATCGGGATAAACGATGTGGACATCAGCTGGATCCCTCAGGAGACTCTCAATGTCATGA ACAAGGCTTCCCCTAAAACATCTCCACGTAAACGGACCAAGAGGACAGCCGGAGTAGATCAATAA
- the LOC128355248 gene encoding neuritin-like, whose translation MGFFMSTKIGGILAFALVFLSLTVSGDSADVKCENIYKDFSDCVLELGDSMDNYQENVTSERGVAAVCSHWEAFHTCALTALSDCQEEVSSIWETLRQDSRKMRFQGSLFDLCSPSSSPSISSPLAALTLPLIGMLITTGPCWSLV comes from the exons ATGGGATTTTTCATGTCGACGAAGATCGGAGGGATTCTTGCATTTGCCTTGG TGTTCCTGTCCCTTACCGTGTCAGGAGACTCAGCAGATGTGAAGTGTGAGAACATTTATAAGGACTTTTCTGATTGTGTCCTGGAGCTGGGAGACAGCATGGACAACTATCAGGAGAATGTGACCAGTGAGAGGGGAGTTGCAGCAGTGTGCAG CCACTGGGAAGCTTTCCACACATGTGCCCTGACGGCGCTGTCTGACTGTCAGGAGGAAGTCAGCTCCATCTGGGAGACACTGAGGCAGGACTCCAGGAAGATGCGCTTCCAAGGGAGTCTGTTCGACCTGTGTAGCCCCAGCTCTTCTCCCAGCATAAGTTCACCTCTTGCTGCACTTACCCTGCCACTGATAGGCATGCTGATCACGACTGGGCCCTGTTGGTCCTTAGTATAA
- the sys1 gene encoding protein SYS1 homolog yields the protein MASNFRSYIWDPVLIVSQIVLMQCIYYSFLGLWLAGVDSLVQTNRSLDQIFNYEALGFATIQGRLSMMAFILNSLTCALGLWFFIRRGKQCLDFTVTVHFFHMIGCWIYNAHLPAVLSWWLVNVACMALMAVIGEYLCMRTELRAIPVNSGPKSNL from the exons ATGGCCAGTAACTTCCGTAGCTACATTTGGGACCCAGTCCTCATTGTGAGTCAGATTGTGCTGATGCAGTGCATCTACTACAGCTTCCTGGGTCTGTGGTTGGCAGGAGTGGACAGTCTGGTGCAAACGAATCGGTCACTAGACCAGATCTTTAACTATGAA GCCCTTGGGTTTGCAACAATACAGGGCAGGCTCTCAATGATGGCGTTCATATTGAATTCACTTACCTG CGCACTTGGTCTGTGGTTCTTCATCCGTCGAGGGAAACAGTGCCTGGACTTCACAGTCACCGTGCACTTCTTCCATATGATCGGCTGCTGGATCTATAACGCTCATCTTCCAGCTGTTCTGTCCTGGTGGCTCGTCAATGTGGCCTGCATGGCGTTGATGGCTGTTATTGGAGAGTACCTGTGCATGCGGACTGAGCTCAGGGCCATTCCAGTCAACAGCGGACCCAAGTCTAACCTTTGA